The following is a genomic window from Leptidea sinapis chromosome 1, ilLepSina1.1, whole genome shotgun sequence.
atttatttattcaggaacaAAACAGTCATTTACAATAGtgagttacaaatatacttaaactagaagacaaaacagttccataaattaaaaacttattatgtttacaatggacaataaagcaaaacaaaaaacaacatagatattttaaaccaaaagtaaaaattacaatatacaaaacgaaaatttaaacagttataagAGTATAGTTAAGAACAGGACGCAACAATGAGTTTATTGAGTATTTAgagttaattttttaaattgagtataatatcacctactattttcttatatttttgtatatttaatgaaaatatatcaatttcagtaagttgtttattgtacaacCTACAAGAGTGCCTCACAAATGTATTTCCTGCATAATTGCTTTTATAAGGtgatacataaaatgtaatCTTAGAACGAGAGGAGATTCGcggtgttataaatttaataagatttaaCAAGGATGCTGAGTCAAgcttattgttaataattttaaatagaaaaatttgatCGATATAATTTCTTCTGTTAATTAGTGGGGATATTCTGCGCCTTCGTAACGCAGTGGCATAATCGATAAGAATATGCCCAGTCCGGTATTCCAATGATCTTAAGAACTTATTTTGTATACCTTCAAGACGAGCGATACGAACCTCGTACTGAGGGTTCCAAATAACGCAAGCAAACTCGAGGATACTACGGATGAAAGCGTAATAAAGAATTTTGAGGTAttgattgaaaatataatatgtggTCAGGTTCGCCGTGTGCTGGGAGGCGTGCCGCGCGGGTGCCGTGGCGGCGAGTGCGTCAGCGGGAAGCGGCGCGCGCGAGTGGCGGCGGCGGTGTGCGCAGGCGGAGCGCGTGCTGGAGCCGCCCATGTGCGACGCGTTACGGTTGCTGCACGCGCCCGCTCTCAAACACGCGGTTGCCTTCCCGCACCCCTCATTGCTGCAATATGACTGTGGTGAGATATCCAATTGTGAGCTCTCGAAGTTCGcaactgaatttgaaattcaGCTTAGACACTGAACACGTATGGGGCATACAAATTTAGTAATAACGAAATTTATATTGAGAgagtaatttatttcaaaattttttcagTAGTAcagaaaacaaattattattttatgtgtcaatttattgaagtaggcgttaatttgcggaaatccataattatacaaatgatttgagtttttaaCTAGTGTTAATTgcgccaatatttgtccttaaACAATTCGACGTGTGTCtccacgaggcatcctcaggacgtgttgtctcgctaaatctggcacgagactcaagtcTAGagtctatataaaatatatattctacaTATATCTATGTTTCTGCAtctgaataaaaattatatagatGAGCGAGTGCTGTAGTGTATTGTATGTTTGCATCCAGGCAAGCTGCAGACGTTGGACAGCTTGCTACGGCGGCTGAAGGCGGGCGGACACCGCGTGCTGCTGTTCACGCAGATGACTAAAGTCCTGGACGTGCTGGAAGCCTTCCTGTCGCTACACGGCCACACGTACCTCCGTCTGGATGGCGCCACGCGGGTCGAGCGCCGCCAGATCCTTGTAGATCGCTTCAACAGCGACCCGCGTATTTTTGCTTTCATCCTATCCACGCGCAGCGGCGGCGTCGGACTCAATCTGACCGGCGCAGACTCGGTGGTGTTCTACGACTCGGACTGGAACCCGACCATGGACGCGCAGGCCCAAGACCGCTGCCACCGCATCGGGCAGACGCGCGACGTACACGTGTACCGACTCGTGACCGCCGGCACCGTGGAGCAGAACATCTTGCGCAAGGCGGACCAGAAGCGCGCTCTCGGCCATCTCGCCATAGAGGACGGACACTTCACCACCTCCTACCTCCGCGCGGTAAtgtcaattatataataagtcCTATtatctagtatcggaatactgggtctcgaaatctcgagcgattgccaattccgtggccatctggagggcaaagccaaattggcttcaaagaagctgggcgtcatcaatagagcacggcaatacgtcaagccggcccacattctagcgctctacaaagcgcaggtccggccacacatggagtattgctgtcatctctggtctggcgcaccccagtatctgctcgatccatttgaccgcgtgcaacgtagagcaactcgaattgtcggggactcagtgctctgtgaacggctgtattctaccgcatttatcacggggagtgttccgaagagctgtttaacctgattcctgccgccgaattccaccttcgcacaacacgccacaagttaggatatcatcaccacaatctggatgtgtagcggtcctccacagtgcggttttcaaggagctttctcccttgtactacaaagctgtggaatgagtgtttccgggacgatacgacatgggtaccttcaaaaaaagcgcgtacaccttccttaaaggccggcaacgctcttgtgattcctctggtattgcaagagaatgtgggcggcggtgatcccataacaccaggtgacccgtacgctcgtttgtcctcctattccataaaaaaaaagtccatGTTGCAAGCCCAAGTTCGTGAATTTTGTTGACCATGCTTAAATATGATAGATTTCTACCATGTGGAAATAgattaagatataaatattaaatgttatttgaaaCTCTCATGATTCCCAAGTACTAACCAACATTTAATCTCAATTCCAAAATTCCATCACAATTTTTTGTATTCTGACCAATCGGGACACTTGAATAATGTTTGACCATCATCTAATCTATCCAACAGGATAACATAAAAGACCTGTTCGGTACGGAGGGCATAAGTGGAGAGGCGGCTGACGGCGAACTTGAGAGCGCGCTGGCGGCAGCCGAGGACGAGGCCGACGCGGAGGCCGCCCGGGCCGCTCGCGCCGAGGCTTCCACTGAGCTGGCCGAGTTCGACGAGACCCTGCCGCTGCCGGATGACGAGGCCGACAGCCGCGAAAATAATCACAAGCCACAAGACGAGTTCTCTTCGCTCATGCAACAGGTTTGTACCATACTAAACCATTTTAGCcccaatgtaaaataaaataactttcgtAATATATGAGTGAATAATCATTTTCTTGGTCGTTCCCCGCGATTGAAATACTAACATTGAAATGACCCGGATTTTAATAGCAGTGACATACAAGgcacaatatataaaaataaatataatacagacgttgttctgtacataataaataaaataccgtttttgatgaatttgtcaataatttttcattgtaacataataatatgctccttgttgttataatgaaattgtttcacagcagaactgtcaaaccgcgcgtcaaaaatactctcacagaaaatatgtccaaacaaaacaaatattggaaataaaaataattatgggtcccaaatcgaaataaaaactatcctatctcttaagttggactaaactgcactccatgaagtaatccccattgaaatccgttcattagtttaggagtccattgaggtcaaacattgtgacacgagatttatatatattaagatagtcGGTAATTTGGAAATGCGCTCGATAAGGATTATCAAATTCATTGCACATAGACAGACTACTCCAGTGCATTTGACAAAGTCAGTCATCCAATCTTGCTAAAAAATCTTGATTGCTTGTATGGAATAGGTGGAGAGTTACTTAAGTGGTTTGGTTCTTAATTAACAGAAAGAAGTTTGTATCAATCAATGGCTTCAAATCACTACCATTTATTGCTACTTCAGGAGTTTCCCAGGGCTCCCATCATGGCCCAGTTCTGTTTGCGTTGTTCATTAATGACATAGGCTCTTATTGAACACAGTACCTATTCTTTATACGCTGATGATATGAAACTATCTAAAGAAATCCATAGTGTTGATAATGTAGCATTATTGCATAGTGATATTACGCGTGTTCAGatgtgtaatttaaataaaatgtgctTGAAAGCTTTTGTGAAAATGTTACCATATTACATTCATCAAAAGAAAGAATTCTCTATCCACACTTATGTCATTAATGATGATGACTAGTGAAAGTCACTGAGGTTTTTTGAGACTAGGGGATAACACTAGGTATGAAACTCACCTTTTATACTacgttatattaataaatatcagTAGGGCTTCAAAAAGGTTAGGGTTCATAAGACGAGCAATCAAATGTTTTAAGAAATTGAAacctaaaattttattatttaattccttGATCTGCAGTGCACTTGTATTCGGTAGCGTTATCTGGAACCCTCAGTATTCTTTCCACAGGGATTGCATTGAACGAACTAATCGCTCTAAATAGAAATATAAGCAACAAAAGCAACTATGAAAACAgattaaagtttttaaaatgAATTAGCTGATAGACGTTGTATGTTTGACCACTCCTTTTTATATACAGTTTAAAATAACATGCTAGGATACACCCAATATCTTGAGCTAAATAATATTCAACATACCCAAATTAGGGACCAGAAACCAACATAAAACTTTTCTATCTACGCACCATAAGAACTAACGTTTGCAGCAACGCGCCCCTATATCGTGTCTGTCACATGTGTCGTATACTGTATATCtttgtgttaaaatatataagtgcCCAATGGAAATGATTCACATTTATGTTGCGTAATTGTCCCATACACTAGAACTATTTTGTAGAAATAAAGTTAGTTATCATGCGTCACTCAATCAGGGCGGTTTTATTTATCATCACTCATCGTTCGACCTTatcatttatcattttaaaCCAAATGTATGGAAGGTTATTGCATTAGCTTCTTCGTTGAGCGAATTTTGTCATGCACTAAAAATTCACTCATATTGATATTTCCAAGCAGCAAAAACAAAGGATtcctatttaaaaattatttccaaATACCTTAGTATCTATGAATTTCATGGTAATGATGTTGACAAATGAAGTGGGAGATGTATCCGAGGGACTTTGTTTTGAAGGAAGCTGACTTTGACTTATGACTTTTTAACTAGATTGTTTTTTGGGTTACAGCTGACGCCGGTGGAAAAGTACGCGATGAGAATGGTGGAGAGCAGCGAGGCGGCGAGCGAAGCGGAGCGGACCGCGCTCGGGGAGATGCAGCGCCAGTTGCGCGAGTGGGAGCAGGCCCGCGCGGCGCTGCGCACGCAGCACGACGAGCTCGGGGACGCGCCCGCCGCCGACGAGCCCGCGCTCACCTACAGCGGGGAAGACGCGCGCACTAAGGTGCGTGCCCGCCGCCGACGACGGCGAGTCCCTCCCGCGCCCGCGGCCGCACACGAGTCCCCGGCCCCGCCTGCGGCGCCCGCGGCTCCGGCGGCGCCCGCGCCCCGCACGCGCTCGCGCGGCACTGTGCACATCAACCTGTGGACGCTGGACGAGCGGGGCGCCGGCGCGGGCGCGACGCGACTTCGCAACGGCACGCTCGACTCGTGGCTCACCCGCGCCGACCGCACACGAAACGATGACGATAATAAATGACTTGAACATTACGTTGCGTTTATATTTCTGACGTTGGACGTTTTGGTGCCGCCCGAGACTCGTCCGTAAATGCTTGACATTCCGCGTCGCGTCTGATACGAAACAAGCGCGAGGTGACACCAAAACGCTGTAAACAACGTCAGGGATATAACGCGGGCAAGCATTTACGGGCGGGACTACTTTTACCCCACCCTCACAGGCGTCGTCTCGAGGACGAATCACGCTTCTGAACTAGGATCGATCCTTCTTGTGGATGTTCATtttctatattaaaaattatttgtggCACTGCACCACTTACGAGTCTGGCTAATGAAAGCTGTCGTTGAGGAACAACGGCAATGTCGAAGAATTTGCTTGCTTTTGGGAACACTagccaataataatataagtacgcTAAATAGAACAAAGTTCAAACTGATAATTTTGAGAACACAAAAAGCAATATTTTATTCCGATTTTTGAAAGGCGgaaaaagttacaaaatttatttaactgatatatttaagtttcttgggacttaattaactttatttttttaaatcggctCACGATTCGTCGGTTTTGGTACCGACTAGTCTAGGACAATGCATAGTTGCACAACATCAGTGTGATCAAAGATACTTTAAACACTACATTCAAGAAAAGGAAATGCCATAGAAAATGATGAAAAGTGTCGCTTTATAAAACGCATACTATACCTCTTAATACCAACATAATCACTTACTACAACATAACGACTTAATAGCAGAGCTGCCAATATAGTAAacaatccatattttttatcgataatgaactgttacataaatataaataagatctaattttaatgattaaagttccctttgttaattttaagatgGACCTAT
Proteins encoded in this region:
- the LOC126980175 gene encoding helicase domino-like isoform X2 — protein: MRDVIDKFAVCWEACRAGAVAASASAGSGAREWRRRCAQAERVLEPPMCDALRLLHAPALKHAVAFPHPSLLQYDCGKLQTLDSLLRRLKAGGHRVLLFTQMTKVLDVLEAFLSLHGHTYLRLDGATRVERRQILVDRFNSDPRIFAFILSTRSGGVGLNLTGADSVVFYDSDWNPTMDAQAQDRCHRIGQTRDVHVYRLVTAGTVEQNILRKADQKRALGHLAIEDGHFTTSYLRADNIKDLFGTEGISGEAADGELESALAAAEDEADAEAARAARAEASTELAEFDETLPLPDDEADSRENNHKPQDEFSSLMQQLTPVEKYAMRMVESSEAASEAERTALGEMQRQLREWEQARAALRTQHDELGDAPAADEPALTYSGEDARTKVRARRRRRRVPPAPAAAHESPAPPAAPAAPAAPAPRTRSRGTVHINLWTLDERGAGAGATRLRNGTLDSWLTRADRTRNDDDNK